A genome region from Populus alba chromosome 5, ASM523922v2, whole genome shotgun sequence includes the following:
- the LOC118029226 gene encoding pentatricopeptide repeat-containing protein At1g77360, mitochondrial: protein MSRIYNNSNKLYSGFNKMIKRRYMSSETSDTTKTICKIMMSSSVVTLDTALDQSGVRVSEQIVEDVLKKFENAGMVAYRFFEWAEKQRHYNHSVKAFHTVIDSLAKIRQYQLMWDVVKVMKSKRMVNVETFCIIMRKYARAQKVEEAVYTFNIMDKYDVPPNLAAFNGLLSALCKSKNVRKAQEIFDSMKDQFVPDSKTYSILLEGWGKDPNLPKAREIFREMVSNGCRPDIVTYGIMVDVLCKAGRVDEALGIVSEMDSTVCKPTPFIYSVLVHTYGIENRIEDAVSTFLEMENNGIEADVAVYNALIGAFCKANRLKNVYRVLNEMDCKGVMPNSRTFNIILSSLIGLGETDEAYRVFLRMIKVCEPDADTYTMMIKMFCERDELKKALKVWKYMKLKRFMPNMHTFQVLINGLCVKGDVTQACILLEEMIEKGIRPSGVTFGRLRQLLIKEGREDVLKFLQKKINVLVNDPLWEW from the coding sequence ATGAGCAGAATTTATAATAACTCGAATAAATTATATTCgggatttaataaaatgataaagagAAGATACATGTCAAGTGAAACAAGTGATACAACGAAAACAATATGTAAAATTATGATGTCTTCGTCGGTAGTCACACTTGATACTGCCCTTGATCAAAGTGGGGTTAGGGTTTCAGAACAGATAGTGGAGGATGTCCTTAAGAAGTTTGAAAATGCTGGGATGGTGGCTTATCGATTCTTCGAATGGGCCGAGAAACAACGGCATTATAACCATAGTGTTAAGGCTTTCCATACTGTGATTGATTCTCTAGCTAAGATAAGGCAGTATCAGCTAATGTGGGATGTTGTGAAGGTTATGAAGAGTAAGAGAATGGTAAATGTTGAGACCTTTTGTATTATTATGAGAAAGTATGCTAGAGCTCAGAAGGTGGAGGAGGCTGTTTACACGTTTAATATCATGGATAAGTATGACGTGCCTCCAAATTTAGCGGCGTTTAATGGGTTGCTTAGTGCTTTATGTAAGTCTAAGAATGTGAGGAAGGCTCAGGAGATCTTTGACAGTATGAAGGACCAGTTTGTTCCGGACTCAAAAACTTATAGTATATTGCTTGAAGGATGGGGAAAGGATCCAAATCTGCCTAAAGCAAGGGAGATTTTCAGAGAAATGGTCAGCAATGGTTGTAGACCTGATATCGTGACTTATGGTATCATGGTAGATGTGCTTTGCAAGGCTGGGAGGGTTGATGAAGCCCTTGGAATTGTCAGTGAAATGGACTCTACAGTTTGCAAGCCAACTCCTTTCATTTATAGTGTTCTGGTTCATACATACGGAATAGAGAATCGGATTGAGGATGCTGTCAGCACCTTCCTAGAGATGGAAAATAATGGAATCGAGGCTGATGTTGCAGTTTATAATGCTTTGATCGGTGCTTTTTGTAAAGCAAACAGGCTTAAAAACGTTTACAGAGTCTTAAATGAGATGGATTGCAAGGGTGTGATGCCAAATTCAAGGACCTTCAATATCATTCTGAGCAGTTTGATTGGCCTTGGAGAGACTGATGAGGCTTATAGGGTATTTCTCAGGATGATCAAGGTATGCGAGCCAGATGCAGATACATATACTATGATGATAAAAATGTTTTGTGAGAGGGATGAGCTAAAAAAGGCACTTAAAGTGTGGAAGTACATGAAGTTGAAGCGGTTTATGCCGAACATGCACACTTTTCAAGTTCTTATAAATGGACTCTGCGTGAAGGGTGATGTCACTCAGGCTTGTATCTTATTGGAAGAGATGATAGAAAAGGGAATTCGGCCTTCGGGTGTGACATTTGGGAGGTTAAGACAATTGCTTATaaaagaaggaagagaagatgTACTAAAATTTCTtcagaagaaaataaatgtcCTCGTCAATGACCCTTTATGGGAGTGGTGA